The genomic interval CTTCAGCAGGATGCAAGACATGAGTCTCTCAACCTGTGAAGCGTGCCCACATCCTCTACGCTCAAAATTAGTCTGGAGGTTTCGGTTGACCAATCATGCGCTCTGTCTCCCTTGGCATTAGTCATAAATAGGCCTAGCAAGGTGCCAACCTTCAGATATGGCAATGGAAAGAGAAAGCTTATTTAGGTGAACTGTAAGACAGTATAAAGCATCAACATCATGCATAGTAGCCACATAGTGCCATAACAGCTGCTATGGGCAGCTCCTATGTTTAGACTTTAAAGTGAGTCCCTGCATCCATAATTAGCTAATGAGACCCAGCTTTaatttcaggcattagttaaagGTAAAATCTGGGATCTGAGAATCTGTTTAATGGCCATTGATAAAATTATTCTTTAAGAACTTATAAATGGCTCAGCTCAATAGCACAACTGTTTTACCCTATCATAACCCAAACTATACTCCATTGttcatacacacaaacaagaaaAACCTAACAATGTATAACAAAACAAGGAGCGGGCTGTCATTTAGCTGAAAAACGAATCCAAGATTGTAGTTTTAATTGATGTTAACTGTTATAACTAGTAATGGTGAACTACAGTAAATCAGATTTCCCAacacttaaagctgcaatatgtaactttttgagcGACCGACCAGATTCACATAAAAATGTAAGTTATAGAGCAAGTCTAAAAAGCAGTATATCTATTAAATGTTCACTATttatatgcttcccgttcttacgtTTAGTTTGTCTTTTTACTTTCGATTTTGTACACTAGttccaaacagctgaaaatactattTCCTGGTATTGAAAATATATTGTACTGCAGTTTTGAAGGTACAATGATTCTCGACACTATACATTGCTTGTTtaatcacataaactgaaattaggcaaactattagaattttagcaaacaGGAAATGGCTTAGTGATTTCtgcttattgcacatttaatATACCACCCAGCCCATTTTAACCTAAGTGTAGTATGGCACACCAGATATTTTATGTTCTCGATACAAATTGTGGACAGTGTCTCATGCTACTTACCCAACAACAAGGAAAACAATGATAGCCATTGCAAAATAGTTTGTCTGATAGTAAAGCAAGTTGTTGACAACCCTGTTGTTCCATCTAGGTAAATCTCTCGCGTCTGGTTTAGCAAATCGGTCAGAACCTGGGAAGAAATCGTCCCAGGGTTTCAGCGGTGTGAGTTCTACCCTAGCCATGTGGCTACTATGTGAAGAGTGTAAAATATAATGACTCGGCTTGTTGTAGGCTACTGCAAACAGAAGCTCAGATTCAACAGTcactaaataaaaaaaaatcagttTCTCGCGATAGCTTTCGAAGTACCACCCTGAAGAACTCATAGATCAATGAATGGTCTGATCAAAGATGGAACAGAGGCTACGGAGTCATTTATCCAGCGTGCTGAAAATGCGTTTTATAATCTCTCTGATAACAGTTAATTGATTTTAGAGTAATCTATTGAATCAATTTAAAATAGTTATCAACCATACATATATTTACAgtattttcatctctctctcaagtGGAATTATGGCATTAGTACTTAGTTTAGGGAAATGTTCTACGCTGCTAGACATTGCGCAACTGTAGTAACAAAGTGACTGAGGCCAACAGTGTCAAATAAATTGCAACAGAGTAACAGTAATTCAAAAAATTATTCGCATGAAATCGCGCGTTGTTTCTTCTGTACCCCGCCCTTTTTATGACGAATCACACTCTAATTGGTCACAGTCAGCGACTTCCTGCGGTGAAAGTAAGTACACTTCCTGCTGTCGCAGAACACGTATGGAACGGGAATAATGTTTCTACCAACATCCCCAAAGAAGGGAAATTATTCATAATTTATTGCAGGTCTGTCCATATGAGATTAATAGCCAGCTGCATGATGATACAATTGTACTTTACCATATGTACTTTTTAAATATATGTCGCTTACAAGAGCCAATATGATTGCTTCAGTTTGCTAAATTAACTAGCAATAGCTAGTGGAACATGGAATCCAATTTCTGtcctaactagctactagctgtaATGATAATATTACGATAGTTGTTTTGTCTCTAAACTAGCTGAATGTGTGTGGCAACCCCCACAAGTTAAGCAATTGCACATcaatagttaacgttagctagctaaccacagctagctaTAGCTAACATTGACTTGCTCTGCTCAACGACAGTATCTAGATGTGGGGGAGAATCCTGAATCCTGTGGTGATTAGCGGAGTTCGTCTAACTTGGAGTGCCAGAAGTCTCTTCACCATGCAGCTGAAGACTACAGAGTTCAAGTCCTTATTCAGCGATGGACTGAATGGCATAGCAGGTGAGAGCAGGTACATTTTTGCTACCAACCAATTTGGCTATATCAAAGTCTAGGTCAGTGGCACTTAACCTCACAAGCAGAACGTGGAAGATGACAACAGCCCAGAATAAGTTTATCCTCGGGAGTTTAAAATATCCCAGTTCTCTACTTAGTGATTTGTAAtattattaacctttatttaaacagggacaTTGAGAGAACAAGTTCACAAGGGAGCCCTGTATATGTTTACAAAAAACAATTCATCAATAAAACACAACAGCCCTACAAAACACACTATAACAAAACACATAATAAACAACATTAAACATATTTAAGAAAAGCAATCGCATTCTGTAACAGTCTCCAATCAATAATTGAAAATGCCTGAAAGGAATATTGAATAGTAAGGAATTGTTTGTGTATTGTTCCACACACAAGgggcaacaaaaactaaaagcagattttcCCAATTCTGTGAAGACCAAAAAGGATCTTCAGAGTTATCCATCCCTGAGAATGGGTTTGGTAATTTGTACATCTAAAATTAATCAATGAAGTAATGTACTGAGGAAGTTTCTGCAAGACTGCTTTGTATATAAATAAATGCAGTTCTCTTACACGTTTGTAAAGAATACAATGAGTCCTAAAACTGAACCCAGTCCAATGGTTTCAAAACAGAGGCTGCCACGTGCGTATAAATAATGTCACCCTAGTCTATTACAGGGAGAAGCATTGTTTGAACAGTCCTCCTTATAAATCCAGCCTCAGTTCTGAAAATATttctaaataaaaaaaacaatcataGATCTCAGCTTCTTTCTCAAGTTTTCAATGTGTGTTACAAAAGACAACTTGTCATCAATCCAGATACCATGAGGCTGGGACTTGAGAACCAGGTTTGGATCAGAATTTATTAATCAGTGTGTCTGCTTATATTATGATTAATGAATTAAGTGATGCAGGGGTATTCAATGCATGTCAACACTAGACATCTTATCAATTTATGCATGTACTTCTCCATAGAGATCTTTGAGAAGCACAAGTTTGAGCTGAGGATAGCAGGGGGTGCTGTGAGGGACCTCTTGTCTGGGAAGCGGCCAGAGGATGTGGACTTTGCGACCACAGCAACACCAGAGGAGATGAAGAGCATGTTCCAGAATGCAGGGATCAGGATGATCAACAATAAAGGGGAGAAGCATGGGACCATCACTGCTCGAGTAAGAGTACCCAAGATTGATGTGCAGTTTGACCAGCTATACACAAATATTCCACATCCAGAATGTGAGACTGATGTGATGTTGAAATGTTCTCTTACACCACATTTCTTTCTACAATCTGATTTTGTTACGATGTGGTGAAGTGTTAAAAGTCAATGTAGCGTGAATTCTGCTGTACAGTAGGCCTGTGTGTTTGTTGCTTTAAAACACATGACATTTGTCTTTTCATCTCTAGCTTCACAATGAGAACTTTGAAGTGACCACACTGCGCGTAGATGTTGAGACGGATGGACGTCATGCAGAGGTGGAGTTCACAACAGACTGGCAAAAAGACGCAGAGCGTAGAGACCTCACCATCAACTCAATGTTTTTAGGTGTGTTTATAGTATATTTTCAACCCTTCTGAAATGAATGCCAAACTTGACATTAGAAGGGGGGAAAATACATGTCTTCTTATTTGATTTCTGACCAAACAGGGTTAGATGGGACCCTATATGATTACTTCCAAGGATATGAGGACCTCAAGAACCGAAAGGTTCGGTTTGTTGGCAGAGCTGAGCAAAGGATTCAGGAGGACTACTTGAGAATATTACGATACTTCAGGTAATCTAGACTTGTCTGGGGTGTAAATGGGGCAGGTGTTTGTTGGACTTGGCTATGGCTATTAACAAATTAAACTTTAGTATGTGAGGGTTTCTGCATGTTATTTCTGTCTTTACTTGTGTATATCCCCCGGTCTGCCCCCAGGTTTTATGGCCGGGTGTCAGTAAAGGCAGCGGAACATGACCCTGTCACCTTGGAGGCCATCAGGGAAAACGCCCGTGGCCTGGCAGCCATATCAGGGGAGCGCATCTGGGTTGAGTTGAAGAAGATGGTGGTGGGAAACCATGCTGCCCACCTACTAAAGGTCATGTATGAGCTGGGCCTGGCTCAGTACATAGGTGAGGGAGAAAGCCCTGTTTGCTAGGAATAATGTTATGGGGAGTCATGCAACCATGCAACCAACTACATAAAGCATACCTCAAAGCACTATATTTAGGGCGTCCCGGTGACAGACCACTAGAAATGTTCTCAGCTAGAGCATAGGTATTTTTTAGATGTTATCGTAATTATAGTTGTGTAAGAGTTATACTTTTATTCCAAGGTTTACCTGCAGAGGGCGACGTGGAGGAGATGAAGCGGATCTGGCAGCATGTGAAGGACCATTCTCCCAAGCCCGTGACTGTTCTGTCGGCCCTGTTCCGCTGCTCCCAGGATGTGGAGAAGATGGACCTGAGGCTGAAGGTCTCCAGGGAGGAGAAGAACCTGGGTCTGTTCCTGGTCAAACACAGACGGGACCTCCATAAATCCCAGGATGATCCAGACAGCCTGAAGCCCTACACTGACTTTATCATAGATGTAAGCACAGTCAAAATGAGTTGATGTAACACCACTTACTCTATTTAAATTAAGACTGTCAAGATTGTGTCCTTTTTGGAACGGAGTGTATGAAGCCCAATCTGATAGAACCACATGGTCTGGTAGATAATTTCTATGTATCTTGTTTGCAGAGTCGGGAGGTAGATGCTCAGAGTAAAGTATGTGAACTGCTCAAGTACCAGGGAGAGGACAAGTTACTGGCAGAGATGGGCAGATGGTCCATTCCTCGCTTCCCCGTGAGTGGGCATGACTTGAGGAAGATGGGCATCACCTCAGGCAAGGAGATCGGTACTACCCTACAGAACCTACGAGACGTGTGGAAAAGGAGCCGTTACCAGATGGACAAAGACGAGCTGCTTTGTCATGTTAACAAGACATAATTCCAGTGTGTAGCAGGTGTTACCCCCCTCATACacctctgttgttttccagaCTGAGTGTTGAATATGAGAAAGAAACCCCACAAGGACTGAATCATATTTACTTTGTTTAACTAATTTAGCCCAGTGCAGCACTTAGAGTTTTGGTATTATGCTCTCAACTGCACAGCTGTCCTATGAAGAAAGTTTGTAATCAACCTAAGCCACTGCAGTATCtcaacatctgtggcattattgATATCAGAACTATTATTTTGTACATTTCCTGCCCCGAAATGCCTTTGAGATTGGCCAATCTGCTGTTGGGATTGTAGTTGGGATTCAGTCAAACTGGATATTTTGCCAATTCTCAATGGTGATTTGAGCAATGAAAGGCTAATGAGCAATGTGGAATTGTTTGGAATGCCCTATAATCATATCTCAGACAGCCGGTCTTTGACCAATATAGTGAACCGAATAAATCTGTATTTCATGGGCTGAGAAAAAACATGACTCCAGGAATTTAGAATTTTGTTTTGACAACTCATCAAATGGCTTGAGGGTGAAATCAGCTTGTGTATAGTGTGGTTTCTTTGTGTGTTTTCTCTTATTAAATATTTAGTCTATTTAATGTTTCATAGATAAAGCAGGTGGTGTGTAAAAAGTTAGACTATAGCCTAACTTTGAAAGGATGATACTTAAGTGACACAAATAATAAAGCACAAGCTTGACTTTAACAAAATACAAATGAACAAAATACAAATGGTATTCTACTTAATTTTGatattcatatacagtggggagaacaagtattggatacactgccgattttgcaggttttcctacttacaaagcatgtagaggtctgtaatatttatcataggtacacttcaactgtgagagattgagtgtgtggacaatctgtttgattgagtgtgtggacaggtgtcttttatacaggtaacgagttcaaacaggtgcagttaatacaggtaatgagtggagaacaggagggcttcttaaagaaaaactaacaggtctgtgagagtcggaattcttactggttggtaggtgatcaaatacttatgtcatgcaataaaatggaaatgaattacttaaaaatcatacaatgtgattttctggatttttgttttagattccgtctctcacagttgaagtgtacctatgataagaattgcagacctctacatgctttgtaagtaggaaaacctgcaaaatcggcagtgtatccaatacttgttctccccactgtatatatgctaCTTACTGTGTGATGCCTATGAGTCCTATCATGTTGTACTATTGCATGCCACTTTCTGCCTTTTGCAGTGAATCCTGAGTACCGGTATAACCTTTCCAGATGTATAATTTATTTATAAAATGTATAGAAGGCGTTGTTATTGTAAAGATGCAGAAGCATAGCCCCGCCCTCCTGCTGCGCATCCAATATATAAATAATTTGAGGCTGCCGACGCTCCTCTATTCACATCGTTGCACGCACTTGGTGACATCCATCTCCAAAGTTTTCGCGCGTCAAGGCGCTTTCTATGTCTATCCTTTAAACAATTGCTGTAGAACAGTTAACGTCTTTAGTCTTTAATAATTATGTGTACATTTTCATAAGGACATTTCTTTTTCAGTTGCATACATTTTCCAAGGCAGATTTGGGGGTTTGTGATATGCTGTGCAGTTGATAGGTTATATTTTAACTATTTGTGAACATTAGCTTAAGGACCGAATAATTTGAGTTTTTATCATAAAATTGTGTTATTTTGTAGCGAAATTATGACTTTCTTTACTTCAAATAATAGTAATATAAGTTTGAAAACGGAATTGGCAGAAGATGTGCCACGTGATGAGCGCTTGGCTCGAGTTGAAATAGCCCTTTTGAGCATCATATTTTTCAGTGCCGCAATGTTAAACTTTGTACTGCTATTGGTGTTGTGGAAGCAGAGGACGCAGCTGTCGAGGATGCGCGTCTTTGTTTTTCACCTTTGCCTGGCAGACCTGGTGGTCACCTTTTTCCAAGTTTGTCCGCAGCTGATGTGGGATGTAACGGACAGATTCATTGGTCCTGACATAATGTGCCGCCTGGTGAAATACATGCAGGTCGTTGGCATGTTTGCCTCCACTTACATGATTGTAGTGATGACCATTGATCGCTACCAAGCCATCTGTAACCCCATGGTGACTTTCCAAAGGCGCAGAGCGAGCTGGAACGTGCCTGTGTGCGTTGCATGGTCCGTGTCCCTCTTCGGCAGTCTCCCTCAACTGTTCATCTTCTCCCGAGTTCAAATTGCGCCTGGTGTCTATGACTGCTGGGCTGACTTCATCAAACCTTGGGGACTAAAAGCTTACGTGACCTGGACCACTCTGGTGATATATGTGTTGCCAATCTTAACTGTTATCGTTTGCCAGGTGCGTATTTGCCGAGCTGTTCAAATCAACTTTCACATGAAAACACATCAAGCATCGGAAATTGTCACCAAACCTCTACACTCCAGGACCAGTAGCGTTGCTGGAGTGTCCAAAGCCAGGATCAAGACCGTGAAGATGACCGTGGTCATTGTTCTTGTCTACATTATCTGTTGGACTCCTTTCTTCACTGTCCAGCTGTGGTCCGTCTGGGATGTCCACGCACCCACTGAGAGTAAGTGCTCTTCAATATTCAGAAACACTTAGAATTCAACTAGAATTCAATCATATTGTCAAATGTTTTAATGCCTGAATTAAAATTTTACAATGTAGGTTTAATTTATTTATCTTCTATTAGGGTAGGCCTGTGCTAAAATGTATAGAATTACATGGAATCAGGATGCTGCTACTTGATAATAATATTCTGTGTTTTAATATTGATTTCAGCTGCAACTTTCTCTATCCTGATGCTTCTGGCAAGTCTGAACAGCTGTGCAAACCCCTGCATCTACCTGCTCTTCAGCGGGAAGCTCCCCAAGAGACTCATGGCGGTGTGTGTTAGCCAGTCGGACATTAAGGACTCCATACAAGAAGAAGCCACTGTGGTCAGCTCCTTGTACATCAGTTTTAAGAGCCTTTCTGAATCCAGATGAAACAAGCGGCACAGCGCTCTCTCTGGCTGTTAGAGCTtgatgtatacagttgaagtaggaagtttacatacacttaggttggagtcattaaaactcatttttcaaccactccacaaaattcttgttaacaaactctagttttggcaagctggataggacatctactttctgcatgacacaagtcatttttctcaacaattgtttacagacagattatttcacttataattcactgtatcacaattacagtgggacagaagtttacatacactaaggtgactgtgcctttcaacagcttggaaaattccataaaattatgtcatggctttagaagcttctgacaggctaattgacatcattgagtcaattggaggtgtacctgtggatgtatttcaaagcctaccttcaaactcaaagcCTCTTTtgagcttgacatcatgggaaaatcaaaagaaatcagacagaCCTCAGAAAaggaattgtagacctccacaagtctggttcatcattgggagcaatttccaaatgcctgaaggtaccacgtaaatctgtacaaacaatagtacgcaagtataaacaccattgaaccacgcagccgtcataccgatcaggaaggagacacattctgtctccaagagatgaatgtactttggtgcgaaaagtgtgaatcaatcccagaacaacagcaaaggaccttgtgaagatgctggaggaaataggtacaaaagtatctatatccacagtaaaacgagtcctatatcgacataacctgaaaggccgctcagcaaggaagaagccactgctccaaaaccgccatgaaaaagccagactatggtttgcaactgcacatggggacaaagatcgtactttttgaagaaatgtcctctggtctgatgaaacaaaaatagaactgtttggcaataatgaccatcattatgtttggaggaaaaggggaggcttgcaagccgaagaacaccatcccaaccgtgaacccccggggtggcagcatcatgttgtgggagtgctttgctgcaggagggactggtctacttcacaaaatagatggcggatagatgagggaggaaaattgtgtggatacattgaagcatcatctcaagacatcagtcaggaagttaaagcttggtcacaaatgggtcttccaaatggacaatgaccccaagcatacttccaaagttgtggcaaaatggcttaaggacaacaaagtcaaggtattggagtggccatcacaaagccctgacctcaagcctatagaacatttgtgggcagaactgaaaaagcgtgtgtgagcaaggaggcctacaaacctgactcagtttcaccagctctgtcagtaggaatgggccaaaattcacccaacttattgtcccggtcccgtgtggctcagttggtagagcatggcgcttgcaacgccagggttgtgggttcattccccacggggggaccaggatgaatatgtatgaactttccaatttgtaagtcgctctggataagagcgtcagctaaatgacttaaatgtaaatgtaaatgttattgtgggaagcttgtggaaggctacctgaaaca from Salvelinus alpinus chromosome 2, SLU_Salpinus.1, whole genome shotgun sequence carries:
- the trnt1 gene encoding CCA tRNA nucleotidyltransferase 1, mitochondrial isoform X1, with product MWGRILNPVVISGVRLTWSARSLFTMQLKTTEFKSLFSDGLNGIAEIFEKHKFELRIAGGAVRDLLSGKRPEDVDFATTATPEEMKSMFQNAGIRMINNKGEKHGTITARLHNENFEVTTLRVDVETDGRHAEVEFTTDWQKDAERRDLTINSMFLGLDGTLYDYFQGYEDLKNRKVRFVGRAEQRIQEDYLRILRYFRFYGRVSVKAAEHDPVTLEAIRENARGLAAISGERIWVELKKMVVGNHAAHLLKVMYELGLAQYIGLPAEGDVEEMKRIWQHVKDHSPKPVTVLSALFRCSQDVEKMDLRLKVSREEKNLGLFLVKHRRDLHKSQDDPDSLKPYTDFIIDSREVDAQSKVCELLKYQGEDKLLAEMGRWSIPRFPVSGHDLRKMGITSGKEIGTTLQNLRDVWKRSRYQMDKDELLCHVNKT
- the trnt1 gene encoding CCA tRNA nucleotidyltransferase 1, mitochondrial isoform X2, whose product is MKSMFQNAGIRMINNKGEKHGTITARLHNENFEVTTLRVDVETDGRHAEVEFTTDWQKDAERRDLTINSMFLGLDGTLYDYFQGYEDLKNRKVRFVGRAEQRIQEDYLRILRYFRFYGRVSVKAAEHDPVTLEAIRENARGLAAISGERIWVELKKMVVGNHAAHLLKVMYELGLAQYIGLPAEGDVEEMKRIWQHVKDHSPKPVTVLSALFRCSQDVEKMDLRLKVSREEKNLGLFLVKHRRDLHKSQDDPDSLKPYTDFIIDSREVDAQSKVCELLKYQGEDKLLAEMGRWSIPRFPVSGHDLRKMGITSGKEIGTTLQNLRDVWKRSRYQMDKDELLCHVNKT
- the LOC139556212 gene encoding oxytocin receptor-like; the encoded protein is MTFFTSNNSNISLKTELAEDVPRDERLARVEIALLSIIFFSAAMLNFVLLLVLWKQRTQLSRMRVFVFHLCLADLVVTFFQVCPQLMWDVTDRFIGPDIMCRLVKYMQVVGMFASTYMIVVMTIDRYQAICNPMVTFQRRRASWNVPVCVAWSVSLFGSLPQLFIFSRVQIAPGVYDCWADFIKPWGLKAYVTWTTLVIYVLPILTVIVCQVRICRAVQINFHMKTHQASEIVTKPLHSRTSSVAGVSKARIKTVKMTVVIVLVYIICWTPFFTVQLWSVWDVHAPTETATFSILMLLASLNSCANPCIYLLFSGKLPKRLMAVCVSQSDIKDSIQEEATVVSSLYISFKSLSESR